In Osmerus mordax isolate fOsmMor3 chromosome 23, fOsmMor3.pri, whole genome shotgun sequence, one DNA window encodes the following:
- the acap1 gene encoding LOW QUALITY PROTEIN: arf-GAP with coiled-coil, ANK repeat and PH domain-containing protein 1 (The sequence of the model RefSeq protein was modified relative to this genomic sequence to represent the inferred CDS: deleted 1 base in 1 codon), which translates to MTVKLDFEECLKDSPRFRAAIEVVEGDVSELETRLDKLVKQCHSMLEAGKAYCQTSKSFVTGLKELGHNCSDDDSMKECLEKFSKKLSVILEAQGEVIENTQKSVKLKLQTFVKEDVRRFKDVRKEFERGSESLETALSRNAQVPRGKQHEVEEASHTLLNARRTFRSGALDYVLQINVIEAKKKTDILMAMLSLMEAQAQFFQQGHESLSELDDYRRTLSEEHTQLVLNSAREKRDMEQRHAAIKKKDVSYDDSIMDFRADAANGIAMEGYLYKRASNAFKTWSRRWFSIKKNQLVYQKKFKDQPTVVVEDLRLCTVKPFADNERRFCFEVVSPSKSCLLQADSERQQQAWISAVQNSIASAFQDHREDTHSPRERCSSVSVGSVGGGGGGEQDKPARDALLEVQALPGNMQCCDCGEPGPDWASINLGITLCIVCSGIHRSLGVHFSKVRSLTLDSWEPELVKLMCELGNTAINRIYEARIDEITIKKPQPSSPRGDKESWIRSKYVEKKFIQKLPETGRNPPLRRSSARRNRTNTQGLTPRPALKPKPSRATLPRLTGISQSDLVQKNNTAFHKDEEEDEEDLSGLHPGALLYRSAALQHFPVMADALAHGADVNWVNAMEQSSTPLIQAVTSNALAACEFLLQNGANVNQADNNGRGPLHHATILGHTGLVCLFLKRGADYNARDKNQKDPITIAVDEANADIVTLLRLHKMNKEMREMDGAFGQPGDETYNDIFRDFSHMASNNPEKLKRRSTDFKT; encoded by the exons ATGACTGTAAAACTGGACTTTGAAGAGTGTCTGAAAGACTCTCCGCGCTTCAG GGCTGCTATAGAAGTGGTTGAGGGAGATGTGAGTGAACTAGAGACACGGTTAGACAAG ctgGTGAAACAATGCCACTCCATGCTAGAAGCTGGCAAGGCCTACTGCCAGACCAGCAAGAGCTTTGTCACGGGTCTCAAGGAGCTAGGACACAACTGTTCAGACGATGACTCCATGAAG GAGTGTTTGGAGAAGTTCTCCAAGAAGCTGTCGGTCATCCTGGAAGCCCAAGGG GAGGTCATCGAGAACACACAGAAGTCGGTCAAGTTGAAACTGCAGACGTTTGTGAAGGA GGATGTGCGGCGCTTCAAGGATGTGCGGAAGGAGTTTGAGCGTGGCAGCGAGAGTCTGGAGACGGCGCTGAGCCGGAACGCTCAGgtgccccgaggcaagcagcacgaggtggaggaggccagCCACACCCTCCTCAACGCACGGCGCACGTTCCGTTCCGGGGCGCTGGACTACGTGCTGCAG ATCAACGTAATCGAGGCCAAGAAAAAGACGGACATTTTGATGGCG AtgctgtctctgatggaggccCAGGCCCAGTTCTTCCAGCAGGGCCACGAGTCTCTTTCTGAGTTGGACGACTATCGACGCACCCTGAGTGAAGAG caCACTCAGCTGGTGTTAAACTCcgccagagagaagagggacatGGAACAAAGACATGCCGCCATCAAGAAAAAA GATGTGTCATACGATGACTCAATCATGGATTTTAGAGCTGATGCTGCTAATGGTATTGCCATGGAGGGCTACTTGTACAAGAGAGCCAGCAACGCTTTTAAGACTTGGAGCAg GCGTTGGTTCTCCATTAAAAAAAATCAGCTGGTGTATCAGAAGAAATTCAAG gaCCAGCCTACCGTTGTAGTAGAGGATTTGCGTTTGTGTACAGTCAAGCCCTTCGCTGACAACGAGAGGCGATTCTGCTTTGAAGTGGTCTCTCCTTCCAA gagctgtctGTTGCAGGCAGATTCAGAGAGGCAGCAACAGGCCTGGATCAGTGCCGTCCAGAACAGCATAGCTTCAGCCTTCCAGGACcacagagaggacacacacagccct agGGAACGCTGCAGCTCGGTGTCGGTGGgcagcgtg ggggggggtgggggtggggagcagGACAAGCCTGCTCGCGATGCTCTGCTGGAGGTCCAGGCTCTCCCAGGGAACATGCAGTGCTGTGACTGTGGGGAGCCCGGACCAGACTGGGCCTCCATCAACCTGGGCATCACCCTCTGCATCGTCTGCTCAGGCATCCACAG GAGTCTGGGAGTTCACTTCTCCAAAGTGCGCTCTCTCACGCTGGACTCCTGGGAGCCAGAGCTGGTCAAG TTGATGTGTGAGCTGGGAAACACGGCCATCAACAGGATCTACGAGGCACGCATTGATGAGATCACCATCAAGAAGCCCCAACCCTCCAGCCCCAG AGGGGATAAGGAGTCATGGATACGCTCCAAATACGTAGAGAAGAAATTCATCCAGAAGCTTCCGGAAACAGGCCGCAATCCCCCTCTCCGCCGCTCCAGCGCCCGGCGGAACCGGACCAACACCCAGGGCCTCACCCCCAGGCCCGCTCTGAAACCCAAACCCAGCCGCGCCACTCTTCCCCGACTCACAG gAATAAGTCAGAGCGACCTTGTCCAGAAGAACAATACGGCCTTTCACAaag acgaggaggaggacgaggaggacctgAGTGGTCTTCATCCCGGGGCCTTGCTCTACCGCTCCGCCGCCCTGCAGCACTTCCCCGTCATGGCCGACGCTCTGGCCCACGGCGCCGACGTCAACTGGGTCAACGCCATGGAGCAGTCCAGCACCCCGCTCATCCAGGCAGTCACATCg AATGCCTTGGCGGCGTGCGAGTTCCTGCTCCAGAATGGAGCCAATGTGAACCAGGCAGACAACAATGGGAGAGGACCTCTACATCACGCCACTATACTGGGACACACAGG GCTGGTGTGTTTGTTCCTGAAGAGAGGGGCGGACTACAACGCCAGAGACAAGAACCAGAAAGACCCCATCACCATCGCCGTAGACGAGGCCAATGCTGACATCGTCACACT GCTGAGGCTCCACAAGATGAACAAGGAGATGCGCGAGATGGACGGAGCCTTTGGCCAACCAG gtgACGAGACGTACAACGACATCTTCAGGGACTTCTCCCACATGGCCTCCAACAACCCAGAGAAGCTCAAACGCCGGAGCACCGACTTCAAGACTTGA
- the slc16a13 gene encoding monocarboxylate transporter 13, giving the protein MSKFQPRPAPPPQAVPDGGWGWVVVGSLFVSSALVFGLIRSLGVFFVEFVQYFDESAQVISWITSIGVAMQQLVSPVGTALSYAYGARPVVMMGGFLSGMGFILASQATCVTHLYLTMGVISGSGWALVFTPTVASVMQYFTRRRSLAMALGFAGVGLSSFAFSPLFQLLVDTYTWRGALLILGGLSFNMVACGALIRPPGGPKVVEAQSNVYSSACSSALSKAYAYLELSLLFQRPFLIYSLAITLFNFGYFVPYVHLVAHSRHEGFSQYQAAFIISATGVTDIVGRLVAGWSSDLGRLRLPHMLCLWTGLTGLFLLLVPLGSLGGSYPGLVVVSLAYGFCSGAMTPLVFSVVPEIVGMRRTLGALGLLQLIESVGGLLGAPVSGLLRDITGNYTASFVVAGISVILGTLVTTMLPRFFSRTAPPPLASPRTPGQDTKDAESALMKSPSSLTEGLNHLDTLPFTEPQLDRSSLNLDREDLPLKQGRTEVDNNC; this is encoded by the exons ATGTCCAAGTTCCAGCCCAGGCCCGCGCCTCCCCCGCAGGCTGTGCCagatggggggtggggctgggtggtggtggggtcccTGTTTGTGAGCTCGGCCCTGGTGTTCGGCCTGATCCGCAGCCTGGGCGTGTTCTTCGTGGAGTTTGTTCAGTATTTCGATGAGAGTGCCCAGGTCATCTCCTGGATTACCTCCATTGGGGTGGCGATGCAGCAGCTTGTCA GTCCTGTAGGAACAGCTCTGTCTTATGCCTATGGCGCCAGACCTGTGGTGATGATGGGAGGGTTCTTGTCTGGAATGGGCTTCATCCTGGCTTCACAGGCCACCTGTGTCACACATCTGTACCTCACCATGGGGGTCatctcag gctcggGCTGGGCGCTGGTCTTCACCCCCACCGTGGCGTCGGTCATGCAGTACTTCACGCGGCGCCGCTCTCTGGCCATGGCGCTGGGCTTCGCCGGCGTCGGCCTCTCCTCCTTTGCCTTCTCGCCGCTCTTCCAGCTGCTGGTGGACACGTACACCTGGCGGGGGGCCCTGCTCATCCTGGGGGGGCTCAGCTTCAACATGGTGGCCTGCGGGGCCCTCATACGGCCCCCGGGGGGCCCCAAGGTGGTGGAG GCACAGTCCAACGTCTACTCATCCGCCTGCTCCTCCGCCCTCTCCAAGGCCTACGCCTACCTGgagctctccctcctcttccagagGCCCTTCCTCATCTACAGCCTGGCCATCACCCTCTTCAACTTCGGCTACTTCGTGCCCTACGTGCACCTGGTGGCCCACAGCCGCCACGAGGGCTTCTCCCAGTACCAGGCCGCCTTCATCATCTCCGCCACCGGCGTCACCGACATCGTGGGCCGCCTGGTGGCCGGCTGGTCATCGGACCTGGGCCGCCTGCGTCTCCCCCACATGCTATGCCTGTGGACGGGGCTGACGGGGCTGTTCCTGCTGCTGGTGCCGCTGGGGTCGCTGGGCGGCTCCTACCCGGGCCTGGTGGTGGTCAGTCTGGCCTACGGGTTCTGCTCGGGCGCCATGACGCCACTGGTGTTCTCGGTGGTGCCGGAGATCGTGGGCATGCGGCGCACGCTGGGCGCCCTGGGCCTGCTGCAGCTCATCGAGAGCGTGGGCGGGCTCCTGGGGGCGCCTGTgtcag GTTTGCTGAGGGACATTACTGGGAACTACACAGCCTCATTCGTAGTGGCTGGCATTTCCGTCATCCTGGGCACCTTGGTGACGACCATGCTGCCTCGCTTCTTTTCCCGTACGGCCCCGCCTCCTCTGGCGAGCCCGAGGACCCCCGGCCAGGACACGAAAGACGCAGAGTCCGCACTGATGaaatccccttcctccctcacagaGGGGCTCAACCACCTGGACACCCTCCCCTTCACTGAACCACAACTAGACCGCAGCAGTCTCAACCTAGACCGGGAGGACCTGcctctgaagcagggcaggaccgaggttGACAACAACTGCTGA